A DNA window from Flavobacteriales bacterium contains the following coding sequences:
- a CDS encoding cold shock domain-containing protein, whose protein sequence is MKKGTVKFFNETKGFGFINEDESKNEYFVHVSGLIDEIRQGDVVEFELKEGKKGMNAVNVKVV, encoded by the coding sequence ATGAAAAAAGGAACAGTAAAGTTCTTCAATGAAACAAAAGGTTTTGGTTTCATCAATGAAGACGAGTCAAAGAACGAATACTTCGTACACGTATCGGGATTGATTGATGAGATCAGACAAGGTGACGTAGTGGAGTTTGAACTCAAAGAAGGAAAAAAAGGCATGAATGCAGTAAACGTGAAAGTCGTTTAA
- a CDS encoding DUF1801 domain-containing protein gives MQVKANSPEDYIRKIPEERQATMQKLRQVISDHLPPGFTETMNYGMIGYVVPHSVYPDGYHCDPKQPLPFMNIASQKNYISVYHMGLYEGPLLDWFKTEYPKHTGARLDMGKCCIRFKKPEQIPFELIGTLAGKVTTEEWIRIYESQIKKQ, from the coding sequence ATGCAGGTCAAAGCAAATTCCCCGGAAGATTACATCCGGAAGATACCGGAGGAAAGACAGGCGACAATGCAAAAACTGCGGCAGGTGATCAGTGATCACTTGCCGCCGGGTTTCACCGAAACCATGAACTATGGCATGATCGGGTATGTTGTGCCTCACTCCGTTTACCCCGATGGATACCACTGTGACCCAAAACAACCCCTGCCTTTCATGAATATCGCTTCACAGAAGAACTATATCTCGGTATATCACATGGGATTGTATGAGGGGCCCCTGCTCGATTGGTTTAAGACCGAATATCCAAAGCACACCGGTGCCCGGCTGGATATGGGAAAATGTTGCATACGTTTCAAAAAGCCGGAACAGATACCGTTTGAACTGATCGGTACACTTGCCGGAAAGGTAACTACAGAAGAGTGGATCCGGATCTATGAAAGTCAAATCAAGAAGCAGTAA
- a CDS encoding OsmC family peroxiredoxin: MSIRKANAVWNGTLKEGKGTMAFTGYNGPFTFASRFEEGSETNPEELVGAAHAGCFSMFLSALLSGEGLNPESIETVASVTLERDDTGPVINRIVLNSKVKCEGLSKEKFDELTAKAKANCPISRLYAGSTAEIVLEASLQTVLA; encoded by the coding sequence ATGTCTATCAGAAAAGCCAATGCCGTATGGAACGGCACACTCAAAGAAGGAAAAGGCACCATGGCCTTTACCGGATATAACGGTCCGTTTACTTTTGCTTCCCGTTTTGAGGAAGGCTCCGAAACCAATCCGGAAGAACTGGTGGGTGCTGCCCATGCAGGATGTTTCTCCATGTTTCTTTCCGCTTTGCTCTCTGGCGAAGGACTGAACCCTGAAAGCATTGAGACCGTTGCCAGTGTGACGCTGGAAAGAGATGATACCGGTCCGGTCATCAACCGCATTGTTCTGAACAGCAAAGTAAAATGCGAAGGACTTTCAAAGGAAAAGTTTGATGAACTGACCGCCAAAGCAAAAGCCAACTGCCCCATCTCACGTTTGTATGCCGGAAGCACGGCAGAGATTGTGCTGGAAGCAAGTTTGCAGACAGTTCTTGCGTGA
- a CDS encoding DNA-3-methyladenine glycosylase 2 family protein, whose protein sequence is MKKEEILNHLSTADPVMKQLIRDHGPYTLKPKEPYHSLLGAIVSQQLSTKAADTIWKRMMDVINHDMNPQNILRYSPDQLRAAGLSNAKASWVLDLSKRVHEGMVDFHAMKNMDDETVKKNLIELKGIGSWTADMFLMFSLNRMDILPVGDVGIQRAIREQYGFKSGPSERTMNRISSPWKPYRTIGCWYLWRSLES, encoded by the coding sequence ATGAAGAAAGAAGAAATCCTTAACCATTTATCTACTGCTGATCCGGTGATGAAGCAATTGATCCGTGACCATGGACCATATACCCTTAAGCCTAAAGAACCCTACCACTCCTTGCTTGGGGCCATCGTTTCCCAGCAATTGTCTACCAAAGCTGCTGATACCATCTGGAAACGGATGATGGATGTCATTAATCACGATATGAATCCGCAAAACATATTAAGATACTCCCCGGATCAATTACGGGCCGCCGGATTATCCAATGCCAAAGCCAGCTGGGTGCTGGACTTGTCAAAACGTGTGCATGAAGGGATGGTGGATTTCCATGCCATGAAAAACATGGATGACGAGACGGTTAAAAAGAACCTGATTGAATTGAAAGGGATCGGAAGCTGGACCGCAGATATGTTCCTGATGTTCTCCCTTAACCGGATGGATATCCTTCCGGTAGGTGATGTGGGCATTCAACGGGCGATACGGGAACAATACGGCTTTAAATCCGGCCCCTCCGAACGCACGATGAACCGCATATCTAGCCCATGGAAACCTTACCGGACCATCGGTTGCTGGTATTTGTGGCGGTCGTTGGAAAGTTAG
- a CDS encoding SulP family inorganic anion transporter → MSGIVVGIVALPLAIAFAIASGVSPEKGLITAIVAGLTISIFGGSKVQIGGPTGAFIVIVFGIVQQHGVGGLIIATFLAGFLLIALGLVRAGKYLRFIPHPLIIGFTSGIAVVIFSSQINELLGLGIDHIPAGFVEKWRSYTSHINSLNIYALGIAAGTIIITASFHRLSRMVPGSIIAILLSTIAVYVFHLPVDTIESRFGEIPGSLSLPVIPEVDFNTMGSLIRPAITIALLGAIESLLSAVVADGMIGGRHRPNIELVAQGGANIISAMFGGIPATGAIARTATNIRNGGRTPVAGIVHALTLLIIMIALAPYAKLIPLSCLAGILSVVAYNMSEWRQFVSILRSRNLEILILLTTFLLTIIFDLVLAIEIGLLLSCFLFMKRMSDTFLVQGAIVNHKREDELFQQELNYPADKVTLYEINGPLFFGAAQQFADTLTDLRVKPGIIILRMRYVPFIDATGYHRLKEVIRSFEKQETCVLISGVSEELMKDFEVNNLFTYVKQERVFKEIEGALNYVRSELIC, encoded by the coding sequence ATGTCCGGTATCGTTGTAGGCATCGTAGCGTTGCCTCTGGCTATTGCTTTTGCCATAGCTTCGGGAGTATCACCTGAAAAAGGATTGATAACAGCGATAGTTGCCGGCCTGACTATTTCCATCTTTGGAGGCAGCAAGGTCCAGATCGGTGGTCCTACCGGAGCTTTTATAGTGATCGTATTCGGCATTGTACAGCAACACGGTGTAGGTGGCCTTATAATAGCAACGTTCCTGGCCGGTTTTCTCTTAATCGCTCTGGGGTTGGTTCGTGCAGGTAAGTACCTTCGTTTTATCCCACATCCACTGATCATTGGTTTTACCAGTGGCATAGCGGTTGTGATATTTTCTTCGCAAATCAATGAACTGTTGGGGTTAGGGATTGACCATATTCCCGCTGGATTTGTGGAAAAATGGAGATCATACACCTCGCATATAAACAGCCTCAACATCTATGCTTTGGGGATTGCTGCCGGCACTATTATTATTACCGCGAGCTTTCACAGATTGTCTCGAATGGTTCCGGGGTCTATCATCGCTATTCTCCTCTCCACAATTGCCGTTTACGTTTTCCACCTGCCTGTTGACACCATTGAAAGTCGTTTCGGTGAAATCCCGGGCAGTCTGAGTTTGCCGGTGATTCCCGAAGTAGACTTCAACACCATGGGTTCGTTAATCAGGCCCGCTATTACCATTGCATTATTAGGAGCGATCGAATCACTTTTATCGGCCGTGGTAGCAGACGGGATGATCGGGGGAAGGCACCGACCCAACATAGAGCTGGTGGCACAAGGTGGTGCCAATATCATATCGGCGATGTTTGGAGGTATCCCTGCGACAGGAGCCATTGCACGTACAGCCACCAACATAAGGAATGGAGGAAGAACCCCCGTTGCCGGGATTGTACACGCGCTTACCCTTCTGATCATCATGATAGCATTGGCTCCATACGCCAAACTCATACCACTAAGTTGTCTTGCGGGAATACTTTCAGTGGTTGCTTATAACATGAGTGAATGGCGTCAGTTCGTATCAATACTAAGGAGCCGCAACCTTGAGATACTGATCCTTCTGACTACATTTCTACTTACAATTATTTTTGACCTTGTACTGGCTATTGAAATCGGGTTGCTGTTATCCTGTTTTCTTTTCATGAAAAGAATGAGTGATACCTTTTTGGTTCAGGGCGCAATTGTCAATCATAAAAGAGAGGATGAACTTTTCCAGCAAGAACTGAATTACCCTGCTGATAAGGTCACGTTATATGAGATTAACGGACCACTATTCTTTGGCGCTGCTCAGCAATTTGCCGATACATTGACCGACTTACGTGTCAAGCCCGGCATCATTATTCTGAGGATGCGTTATGTGCCGTTTATTGATGCAACGGGCTACCACAGACTTAAAGAAGTTATTCGTTCTTTTGAAAAGCAAGAAACATGTGTGTTAATTTCCGGCGTAAGTGAGGAACTCATGAAAGATTTTGAAGTCAACAACCTATTCACTTATGTCAAACAAGAAAGAGTATTTAAGGAAATTGAAGGTGCATTGAACTACGTACGGTCCGAACTAATTTGCTGA